A region of Polyangiaceae bacterium DNA encodes the following proteins:
- a CDS encoding SUMF1/EgtB/PvdO family nonheme iron enzyme, with protein MPRHVDSIASNALVTSGIPSSPLALVKPSSTSRAAKARIITVDTRSDVAAWRSPMAHVDSEILASTSRCPVEMALVDGRVCVDRWEGSIVERISNGNERPWSPYHPVDGMESRVRAVSRPGVIPQGYVSGEQAARACAASGKRLCSADEWESACRGSRRTQFPYGDERKARVCSDDARSRHPVVEVGMLLGIGEDRLWYDGMNQPLINQLPDSLLETGARAECTNDYGVFDMVGNLHEWIDDPSGTFRGGYYMDTWRNGDGCSYATTAHGFTYHDYSTGFRCCADPDRVE; from the coding sequence ATGCCGCGGCACGTCGACTCCATCGCATCCAACGCGCTCGTGACGAGTGGCATTCCATCGTCCCCACTCGCGCTCGTAAAGCCGTCCTCCACGTCGAGGGCCGCCAAAGCTCGCATCATTACCGTCGATACGCGGAGCGACGTGGCCGCGTGGCGATCTCCCATGGCTCACGTCGATAGCGAAATTCTCGCGAGCACATCACGTTGCCCCGTCGAGATGGCGCTCGTCGATGGCCGCGTATGCGTCGATCGCTGGGAAGGATCGATCGTCGAGCGTATCTCGAATGGCAATGAACGACCGTGGTCGCCTTATCATCCGGTGGACGGAATGGAATCGCGCGTGCGAGCGGTATCGCGGCCCGGCGTGATTCCGCAAGGGTACGTCAGCGGCGAGCAGGCGGCCCGAGCGTGCGCTGCGTCGGGCAAACGATTGTGCTCTGCCGATGAATGGGAAAGCGCGTGTCGAGGTTCGCGTCGCACGCAGTTTCCTTATGGCGACGAACGCAAAGCGCGCGTGTGCAGCGATGACGCTCGAAGCCGACATCCGGTCGTCGAAGTCGGCATGCTCCTCGGCATTGGTGAAGACCGCTTGTGGTACGACGGGATGAACCAGCCGCTCATCAACCAGCTCCCCGATTCACTGCTCGAAACAGGTGCGCGTGCCGAATGCACCAACGACTATGGTGTTTTCGACATGGTGGGTAACCTGCACGAGTGGATCGATGACCCGAGCGGAACGTTTCGCGGCGGTTACTACATGGATACGTGGCGTAACGGGGATGGCTGTTCCTACGCTACGACCGCGCATGGTTTTACCTACCATGAC
- a CDS encoding choice-of-anchor L domain-containing protein, translating into MVTLTKLSSMRVARSILVVSALAVSASFAACAQQTQPNPTGASSSSSSGSAGAGGTAGAGGMAGAGGMAGEAGMGGGGGPTGCKKDADCAMDPAGTVCDVQTGLCVECLPLVPPTDDCTQGTYCNTISHVCEVGCTSTYDCVAGQTCDELTNKCVGCLADTDCNAGSICLSNTCIPGCSGLQPCQAGFSCCSGSCYDFATDENNCGFCQNACSFPPNGSPLCVNGICALGTCKSGFSDCNNDPQDGCEWNVLQDGPCACVPGQKQPCYQGAPGTQGIGACKAGTQTCKADGTGWGACVGQVLPQYEKCNNSIDEDCNGVVDDNTDNDGDGWSSCGGDCCDGFGPGCTSPKEINPGAFEVTNDGVDNDCNPATLDNSPDLCSGATKFTGVTGIDMAKAMELCQFTTENPPLSEKRWGVISAEQLLSNGDKPTTAQLASIQDKQTAIMSGFGINVVPLKGATLAGMSTGVMRDQDDVGYAGTSTNIGTSSFAPTSYLLANGNKLPNSQGCAGTCQANSTTIKDPVNLRLKIRTPTNAKSFTYAFRFYSSEYWDFQCAQFNDFFIGLYSSTWVPDPNDPMQKPLPGDKNVAVDEQGNPISVNNGFFDVCAPKGCNTCPAGVTDLAGTGLQIGNQGGATKWLFNDVPTVPGEIIQLELILFDVEDGTINSLVLLDNWVWNVDALQGLHE; encoded by the coding sequence ATGGTGACACTGACGAAACTCTCGAGCATGCGCGTCGCACGCTCGATCCTGGTGGTTTCGGCCCTCGCGGTCAGCGCGTCGTTTGCAGCATGCGCCCAGCAAACGCAGCCCAATCCCACGGGAGCCTCATCATCGAGCTCGAGTGGCTCTGCCGGCGCCGGCGGCACTGCAGGTGCCGGCGGCATGGCAGGCGCCGGCGGCATGGCGGGCGAAGCGGGAATGGGCGGCGGGGGCGGTCCTACGGGCTGCAAGAAGGACGCCGATTGCGCGATGGACCCCGCAGGCACCGTGTGCGACGTCCAAACCGGGCTCTGCGTCGAGTGTTTGCCCCTGGTCCCACCGACAGACGACTGCACCCAAGGCACCTACTGCAACACGATCTCGCACGTCTGCGAAGTTGGCTGCACGAGCACCTATGACTGCGTCGCTGGCCAGACATGCGACGAGCTCACCAACAAGTGCGTGGGCTGCTTGGCCGACACCGATTGCAACGCAGGTTCGATCTGCCTGTCGAACACCTGCATTCCTGGTTGCTCGGGCCTGCAGCCTTGCCAAGCGGGCTTCAGTTGCTGCAGCGGAAGCTGCTACGACTTCGCCACCGACGAAAACAACTGCGGCTTCTGCCAGAACGCATGTTCGTTTCCGCCCAACGGCAGTCCCCTTTGTGTCAACGGCATCTGCGCGCTCGGCACGTGCAAGTCCGGGTTTTCCGACTGCAACAACGATCCACAGGACGGCTGCGAATGGAACGTTTTGCAAGACGGACCATGCGCGTGCGTGCCTGGGCAGAAGCAGCCTTGTTATCAAGGTGCTCCGGGCACGCAGGGCATCGGCGCGTGCAAGGCGGGAACGCAGACGTGCAAAGCCGACGGCACCGGGTGGGGCGCGTGCGTCGGTCAGGTCTTGCCGCAATACGAAAAGTGCAACAACAGCATCGATGAAGACTGCAACGGCGTCGTCGACGACAACACCGACAACGACGGCGACGGGTGGAGCTCGTGCGGCGGAGACTGCTGCGATGGCTTCGGGCCTGGTTGTACGAGCCCGAAAGAAATCAACCCCGGTGCGTTCGAAGTGACGAACGACGGCGTCGACAACGACTGCAATCCCGCAACGCTCGACAACTCGCCCGATCTTTGCAGCGGGGCAACGAAGTTCACCGGCGTCACTGGCATCGACATGGCCAAAGCGATGGAGCTCTGTCAGTTCACGACCGAGAATCCGCCGCTTTCCGAAAAACGCTGGGGCGTCATTTCCGCCGAGCAACTGCTCTCCAACGGCGACAAACCCACCACCGCGCAGCTCGCCAGCATCCAGGACAAACAGACCGCCATCATGTCGGGTTTCGGCATCAACGTCGTGCCGCTCAAAGGCGCAACGCTCGCGGGCATGTCCACCGGCGTGATGCGCGATCAAGACGACGTTGGTTATGCCGGCACGAGCACGAACATCGGAACGTCGTCGTTCGCGCCGACGTCGTATTTGCTCGCCAACGGCAACAAGCTGCCCAACTCGCAGGGCTGTGCCGGCACGTGCCAAGCAAACAGCACGACCATCAAAGATCCTGTCAACCTTCGCCTCAAGATCCGCACGCCCACCAACGCGAAGTCGTTCACGTACGCGTTCAGGTTTTACTCGTCCGAATACTGGGACTTCCAATGCGCGCAGTTCAACGACTTCTTCATCGGTCTCTACTCGAGCACCTGGGTGCCCGATCCAAACGACCCGATGCAGAAGCCATTGCCCGGCGACAAGAACGTCGCGGTCGACGAGCAAGGCAACCCCATCAGCGTCAACAACGGCTTCTTCGACGTGTGCGCACCCAAGGGCTGCAACACGTGCCCCGCTGGCGTCACGGACCTAGCTGGGACCGGCTTGCAGATCGGCAATCAAGGCGGCGCCACCAAGTGGCTCTTCAACGACGTGCCGACCGTACCCGGTGAAATCATCCAGCTCGAGCTGATTCTCTTCGACGTCGAGGATGGCACGATCAACTCCCTCGTCCTGCTCGACAACTGGGTCTGGAACGTCGACGCGCTCCAAGGCCTGCACGAATAA